The proteins below are encoded in one region of Pan paniscus chromosome 4, NHGRI_mPanPan1-v2.0_pri, whole genome shotgun sequence:
- the FAM200C gene encoding protein FAM200C, with the protein MSKKRKWDDDYVRYWFTCTTEVDGTQRPQCVLCNSVFSNADLRPSKLSDHFNRQHGGVAGHDLNSLKHMPTPSDQSETLKAFGVASHEDTLLQASYQFAYLCAKEKNPHTVAEKLVKPCALEIAQIVLGPDAQKKLQQVPLSDDVIHSRIDEMSQDILQQVLEDIKASPLKVGIQLAETTDMDDCSQLMAFVRYIKEREIVEEFLFCEPLQLSMKGIDVFNLFRDFFLKHKIALDVCGSVCTDGASSMLGENSEFVAYMKKEIPHIVVTHCLLNPHALVIKTLPTKLRDALFTVVRVINFIKGRAPNHRLFQAFFEEIGIEYSVLLFHTEMRWLSRGQILTHIFEMYEEINQFLHHKSSNLVDGFENKEFKIHLAYLADLFKHLNELSASMQRTGMNTVSAREKLSAFVRKFPFWQKRIEKRNFTNFPFLEEIIVSDNEGIFIAAEITLHLQQLSNFFHGYFSIGDLNEASKWILDPFLFNIDFVDDSYLMKNDLAELRASGQILMEFETMKLEDFWCAQFTAFPNLAKTALEILMPFATTYLCELGFSSFLHFKTKSRSCFNLSDDIRVAISKKVPRFSDIIEQKLQLQQKSL; encoded by the coding sequence ATGTCGAAGAAACGCAAATGGGATGATGACTATGTTCGCTACTGGTTCACCTGTACAACGGAAGTAGATGGAACTCAGCGTCCACAGTGTGTGTTGTGTAACTCAGTATTTTCAAATGCTGACCTCAGACCATCAAAACTGTCAGACCATTTTAACAGACAGCATGGTGGTGTGGCTGGGCATGATCTCAATAGCCTGAAGCATATGCCAACACCATCTGATCAGAGTGAAACCTTGAAAGCATTTGGAGTTGCATCTCATGAGGATACTTTATTACAAGCATCGTATCAATTTGCGTATTTATGTGCCAAGGAGAAGAATCCTCATACAGTAGCTGAAAAGTTAGTGAAACCTTGTGCACTGGAAATAGCACAAATAGTTTTGGGACCAGATGCACAAAAGAAGCTTCAGCAGGTACCCTTATCAGATGACGTGATCCATTCTAGAATTGATGAAATGAGCCAGGATATCTTACAGCAAGTTCTAGAAGATATCAAAGCCAGTCCTCTTAAAGTGGGTATTCAGCTTGCTGAGACAACTGACATGGATGACTGCAGTCAGCTAATGGCATTTGTGCGCtatataaaagaaagagagatcgtAGAAGAATTTCTCTTCTGTGAACCATTGCAGCTATCCATGAAAGGAATAGATGTGTTCAATCTCTTCAGAGACTTCTTTCTGAAGCATAAGATAGCACTTGATGTATGTGGCTCTGTTTGTACTGATGGTGCCTCCTCTATGCTAGGAGAAAATTCCGAGTTTGTTGCCTACATGAAAAAAGAGATACCTCATATCGTAGTCACACATTGTTTATTGAATCCTCATGCACTTGTCATAAAGACATTGCCTACAAAACTGAGGGATGCTCTGTTTACTGTGGTGAGGGTAATAAATTTCATCAAAGGGAGAGCTCCAAATCATCGCCTATTTCAGGCTTTCTTTGAAGAAATTGGCATAGAATATAGTGTCCTCCTTTTCCATACTGAAATGAGATGGCTTTCCCGAGGCCAAATACTTACTCACATTTTTGAAATGTATGAAGAAATAAATCAGTTTCTTCACCACAAGAGCAGTAATTTAGTTGATGGCTTTGAAAATAAAGAGTTTAAAATTCACCTAGCATACCTTGCAGATTTATTCAAACACTTAAATGAACTCAGTGCATCTATGCAGAGGACTGGGATGAACACAGTATCAGCTAGAGAGAAGTTATCTGCTTTTGTTAGGAAGTTTCCATTTTGGCAAAAACGaattgagaaaagaaattttaccaattttccttttcttgaagAAATAATTGTTTCAGATAATGAAGGCATATTCATTGCAGCTGAAATAACACTGCATCTGCAACAATTGAGCAACTTCTTCCATGGATATTTTTCCATTGGAGATCTTAATGAGGCAAGTAAATGGATATTGGatccatttctttttaatatcgattttgttgatgatagttatttaatgaaaaatgatCTTGCTGAATTACGAGCTAGTGGCCAAATCCTAATGGAATTTGAGACAATGAAGCTTGAGGATTTCTGGTGTGCCCAATTCACAGCGTTTCCAAACCTGGCAAAGACAGCTCTAGAAATCCTTATGCCATTTGCAACTACATACCTTTGTGAGTTGggattttcatcatttttacatttcaaaacaaagtCCAGAAGCTGCTTTAATCTGAGTGATGATATCCGTGTGGCTATTTCAAAAAAAGTTCCTCGTTTCTCAGACATCATTGAACAAAAGCTACAGCTACAGCAGAAGTCACTGTAA
- the SLU7 gene encoding pre-mRNA-splicing factor SLU7, with the protein MSATVVDAVNAAPLSGSKEMSLEEPKKMTREDWRKKKELEEQRKLGNAPAEVDEEGKDINPHIPQYISSVPWYIDPSKRPTLKHQRPQPEKQKQFSSSGEWYKRGVKENSIITKYRKGACENCGAMTHKKKDCFERPRRVGAKFTGTNIAPDEHVQPQLMFDYDGKRDRWNGYNPEEHMKIVEEYAKVDLAKRTLKAQKLQEELASGKLVEQANSPKHQWGEEEPNSQTEKDHNSEDEDEDKYADDIDMPGQNFDSKRRITVRNLRIREDIAKYLRNLDPNSAYYDPKTRAMRENPYANAGKNPDEVSYAGDNFVRYTGDTISMAQTQLFAWEAYDKGSEVHLQADPTKLELLYKSFKVKKEDFKEQQKESILEKYGGQEHLDAPPAELLLAQTEDYVEYSRHGTVIKGQERAVACSKYEEDVKIHNHTHIWGSYWKEGRWGYKCCHSFFKYSYCTGEAGKEIVNSEECIINEITGEESVKKPQTLMELHQEKLKEEKKKKKKKKKKHRKSSSDSDDEEKKHEKLKKALNAEEARLLHVKETMQIDERKRPYNSMYETREPTEEEMEAYRMKRQRPDDPMASFLGQ; encoded by the exons ATGTCAGCCACAGTTGTAGATGCAGTTAATGCTGCACCCCTGTCGGGGTCCAAagaaatgagtttggaagaacCAAAGAAGATGACCAGAGAGGactggagaaagaagaaggagctAGAAGAACAGCGAAAATTGGGCAATGCTCCTGCAGAAGTTGATGAAGAAGGAAA AGACATCAACCCCCATATTCCTCAGTATATTTCTTCAGTGCCATGGTATATTGATCCTTCAAAAAGACCTACTTTAAAACACCAGAGACCacaaccagaaaaacaaaagcagttcAGCTCATCTGGAGAATGGTACAAGAGGGGTGTAAAAGAG aattccATAATTACTAAGTACCGCAAAGGAGCATGTGAAAATTGTGGGGCCATgacacacaaaaagaaagactGCTTTGAG AGACCTAGGCGAGTTGGAGCCAAATTTACGGGTACTAATATAGCTCCAGATGAACATGTCCAGCCTCAACTGATGTTTGACTATGATGGGAAGAGGGATCGGTGGAATGGCTACAATCCAGAAGAACACATGAAAATTGTTGAAGAGTATGCCAAAGTTGATTTG gcaaaacgAACATTGAAAGCCCAGAAACTCCAAGAGGAATTAGCCTCAGGAAAATTAGTGGAACAGGCT AATTCTCCAAAACACCAGTGGGGAGAAGAGGAACCAAATTCTCAGACg GAAAAAGATCATAATAGtgaagatgaggatgaagatAAATATGCAGATGATATTGACATGCCTGGACAGAATTTTGACTCCAAGAGACGAATTACTGTCCGGAATCTCAGGATTCGAGAAGATATTGCAAAA tatttgaGGAATTTAGATCCAAATTCTGCCTACTATGATCCAAAAACTAGAGCAATGAGAGAGAATCCTTATGCCAATGCAGGAAAGAATCCAGATGA AGTGAGTTATGCTGGAGATAACTTTGTTAGGTACACAGGAGATACCATTTCAATGGCTCAGACACAGT TGTTTGCATGGGAAGCCTATGACAAGGGATCTGAAGTGCATCTACAGGCAGATCCTACAAAGCTAGAGCTGTTGTATAAGTCCTTCAAAGTCAAAAAAGAAGATTTCAAAGAACAGCAGAAAGAAAGCATCCTGGAAAAG TATGGTGGCCAAGAACATTTGGATGCCCCTCCAGCTGAATTGCTTTTAGCCCAGACTGAAGACTATGTGGAGTACTCAAGACATGGGACAGTCATCAAAGGACAGGAGCGGGCTGTTGCCTGCTCTAAGTATGAGGAGGATGTGAAGATCCACAATCACACA CATATCTGGGGATCGTACTGGAAAGAAGGCCGATGGGGATACAAATGCTGTCACTCTTTTTTCAAGTATTCCTATTGTACTGGAGAAGCTGGGAAGGAGATTGTT AACTCTGAGGAGTGTATTATAAATGAGATAACTGGGGAAGAATCTGTGAAAAAACCTCAAACCCTCATGGAG CTGCATCAAGAAAaactgaaagaggaaaagaagaagaagaaaaagaaaaagaagaagcatcGAAAGAGCAGTTCAGATAGTGATGATGAAGAAAAGAAGcatgaaaaattgaaaaag GCACTGAATGCAGAGGAGGCCCGCCTTCTTCATGTCAAGGAGACCATGCAGATTGATGAGAGGAAGCGGCCTTACAATAGCATGTATGAAACTCGAGAACCTACtgaagaggaaatggaggcataTAGAATGAAACGTCAGAGGCCAGATGACCCCATGGCCTCTTTCCTTGGACAGTAG